The following are from one region of the Zymoseptoria tritici IPO323 chromosome 13, whole genome shotgun sequence genome:
- a CDS encoding uncharacterized protein (hypothetical protein, unknown function, may be realated to cycloisomerase 2 family) — MASKRTLSMLIFLLRWFLSYFDLTALVSCSATTTAPTIPSTTSTTDPINTTMHLTALLGLCASTASAINLYVSDYAGNVTTLEFLQESSGNYSLKPTYVNPGCAPNPSWLTLDSHSRLLFCANEGLSSANGSLTTFTINSNGSLTSLSNTTTLSGPVSAVVYGDTHDKAIALAHYSGSAVSSYLLRDSKPAFSHQFPFTLPHPGVDPERQDAPHAHEVLTDPTGQYLLSPDLGSDLIHVFAINPESLALTPCKSIPATPGSGPRHGVFYNPTGFPNAGGKTYFYLVEELSGHISSYEVSYLPNQGGLSFTGPLQSENATWLFNVPGRNAPAEIEISPDNRFLIVSNRNSTAFTLPTIGDSDSISTWALDPKTGAFNFLQLWPSSGAFPRHFSISKTGQFVAVGLQSIQTVAILQRDVATGLIGEPVARVEVSGNVTAVVWDDEWTGMGWVG, encoded by the exons ATGGCGTCGAAGAGAACG CTTTCAATGCTGATCTTTCTTTTGCGCTGGTTCCTTTCTTACTTCGACCTCACCGCCCTCGTTTCGTGttccgccaccaccactgcCCCCACCATCCCGAGcaccacttccaccaccgACCCCATCAATACGACCATGCATCTCACCGCTCTGCTCGGGCTGTGCGCCTCTACAGCGTCCGCGATCAATCTCTATGTGTCCGACTACGCCGGCAATGTCACAACCCTCGAGTTCCTGCAAGAGTCCTCCGGCAATTACTCCCTTAAGCCTACATATGTCAACCCAGGCTGCGCACCGAATCCGTCGTGGCTGACTCTCGACTCGCACTCTcgtctcctcttctgcgcGAACGAGGGTCTCAGCAGTGCCAATGGCTCGCTTACAACATTCACCATCAACTCGAATGGAAGTCtgacctccctctccaacacAACAACACTCTCCGGTCCAGTCTCCGCGGTCGTGTATGGAGACACTCACGATAAAGCCATCGCTCTGGCACACTACTCCGGCTCCGCAGTCTCCtcctacctcctccgcgactCGAAACCCGCATTCTCCCACCAATTCCCATTCACCCTCCCCCATCCCGGCGTCGACCCCGAACGTCAAGACGCACCCCACGCCCACGAAGTCCTCACCGACCCAACCGGCCAATACCTTCTCTCTCCTGATCTCGGCTCCGACCTCATCCACGTCTTCGCCATCAACCCCGAATCCCTCGCCCTAACACCCTGCAAATCCATACCCGCCACTCCCGGCTCCGGTCCCCGCCACGGCGTCTTCTACAACCCCACCGGCTTCCCCAACGCCGGCGGCAAAACCTACTTCTACCTCGTCGAAGAACTCTCCGGCCACATCTCCAGCTACGAAGTCAGCTACCTCCCCAACCAAGGCGGGCTCTCCTTCACCGGACCCCTCCAATCCGAAAACGCAACTTGGCTCTTCAACGTCCCCGGCCGCAACGCACCAGCTGAAATCGAAATCTCCCCCGACAACCGTTTCCTCATCGTTTCCAACCGTAACTCCACCGCTTTCACGCTGCCTACTATCGGCGACTCGGATAGCATCTCAACCTGGGCTCTCGACCCAAAGACAGGAGCTTTCAATTTCCTCCAACTCTGGCCTTCAAGCGGTGCGTTTCCGCGACACTTCTCCATCAGCAAGACGGGGCAGTTCGTCGCGGTGGGATTGCAGAGTATCCAGACGGTTGCGATTTTGCAGCGAGATGTCGCGACTGGACTGATCGGCGAGCCGGTTGCGAGGGTGGAGGTTAGTGGGAATGTGACGGCGGTGGTTTGGGATGATGAGTGGACGGGGATGGGATGGGTGGGTTAG
- the MgAGL5 gene encoding putative alpha-glucosidase (Alpha-Glucosidase (Signal P secreted) (Glycosyl Hydrolase Family 31)): MAPLSSLLCASLAFAGTAIASSLSPIYPRQNSTTPDCPGYRATDVKTTANGLSAKLTLAGNPCNVFGTDLEDLTLTVEYQTDARLHVLIEDAAQQVYQVPESVLTRPVGATAKNGSSELIFDYVESPFSFSVKRRSSGDVLFDSSAASLIFEDHKLNTTDYTRTAWNRDAYGAPPGSNLYGTHPVYYDHRGDNGTHAVFLLNSNGMDYKVNNDGNGTNGQYLEYNLLGGVLDLYFLAGPSPVEAAQQYSEVVGKAAMMPYWGFGFHQCKYGYRDVYEVAEVVANYSAANIPLETMWTDIDYMNLRWVFTLDEYRYPLKLMRQLVDTLHSRDQHYVVMVDPAVAYEDYPAFNEGVEAGAFMVSGNGSVYKGVVWPGVTAFPDWFHPSTQDYWNSQFTSFFNADTGVDIDALWIDMNEPSNFCNYPCADPEGYAASNGFPPQPPAIRLGSPRPIPGFPADFQPLCKAQVTFNVNASTNFGENIVVFGSAVTIGNGSDIKGAAPLNANNYPIWSATVDLPVNTRVSYQFVRTQTDGSYVYETGSNRTITTGGCNSTVQSTNDIITTSSPSTASKVRRFTEFSHNDHSLLHHARQTAGNKIGLPGRDLIDPGYKIDNDAGSLSNKTADTDIVQYGGYVQYDTHNVYGSQMSVASRKALLERRPARRPMIITRSTFAGSGASVGKWLGDNYSSWAAYLESIVGILNFGTLYQSPMVGADVCGFGGDTTENLCARWASLGAFSPFYRNHAQNDARYQEFYLWESVAESARNAIEIRYKLLDYIYTAMYFQSEKGTPLIQPMFFHYPLDSATFALDKQYFWGPGLLVAPVTVENATSATFYLPDDLFYDYYTHEAVKGTGADITLPDVPFTSIPLYYKSGVIFPQRVNSANTTTELREQDFELVIALSEAGTAEGDLYLDDGDSLVQASTSLIHFEYADGKLEITGTFEYDIQCAITKITVLGAAGGDGTTSRIVQPDVNIALTGSYSGSVEKRDECE, from the exons ATGGCGCCTCTTTCTTCCCTTCTCTGCGCTTCACTCGCTTTTGCTGGCACCGCGATCGCCAGCTCACTCAGTCCGATTTACCCTCGCCAAAATTCAACCACTCCCGACTGTCCAGGGTACCGTGCTACCGATGTCAAGACTACGGCCAATGGCCTTAGCGCTAAGCTCACCCTTGCTGGCAACCCATGCAACGTTTTCGGGACCGATCTGGAGGACCTGACGTTGACTGTCGAGTATCAGACTG ACGCTCGCCTTCATGTCTTGATCGAGGATGCCGCACAGCAAGTCTACCAGGTTCCCGAGTCTGTCCTGACACGCCCAGTCGGTGCCACGGCCAAGAATGGCTCTAGCGAGCTCATCTTTGACTACGTCGAGTCGCCCTTCAGCTTCTCCGTCAAGCGGCGCAGCAGTGGCGATGTTCTCTTCGACTCTTCCGCCGCATCCTTGATCTTCGAGGATCA CAAACTGAACACCACCGACTACACCCGCACCGCTTGGAACCGTGACGCTTACGGCGCACCACCAGGCTCCAACCTCTACGGCACCCACCCGGTCTATTATGATCACCGCGGCGACAACGGCACCCACGctgtcttcctcctcaactCCAACGGCATGGATTACAAGGTCAACAATGATGGCAACGGCACCAACGGCCAATACCTCGAGTACAACCTCCTCGGAGGAGTGTTGGATCTGTACTTCCTTGCTGGGCCATCTCCAGTCGAGGCTGCCCAGCAGTACTCTGAAGTCGTGGGCAAAGCTGCCATGATGCCATACTGGGGCTTCGGTTTCCATCAGTGCAAGTATGGCTACCGCGACGTCTATGAGGTCGCGGAGGTCGTTGCCAACTACTCGGCCGCCAACATCCCGCTGGAGACCATGT GGACCGATATCGACTACATGAATTTGCGATGGGTCTTCACCCTCGACGAGTACCGCTACCCGCTCAAGCTCATGCGccagctcgtcgatacaCTCCACTCGCGCGACCAGCACTACGTCGTCATGGTCGACCCGGCCGTGGCTTACGAAGACTATCCGGCTTTCAATGAGGGCGTCGAGGCCGGCGCATTCATGGTCAGCGGGAATGGCTCGGTCTACAAGGGTGTTGTGTGGCCTGGTGTCACCGCTTTCCCCGACTGGTTCCATCCTTCGACCCAGGACTACTGGAACTCTCAGTTCACCTCGTTCTTCAACGCTGATACTGGAGTTGACATTGATGCTCTTTGGATTGACATGAACGAGCCTAGCAACTTCTGCAACTACCCTTGCGCCGACCCTGAAGGTTACGCTGCTTCGAACGGCTTCCCGCCGCAACCACCAGCAATCCGTCTTGGCTCGCCTCGTCCCATTCCAGGATTTCCGGCAGACTTCCAGCCGCTCTGCAAAGCTCAGGTGACATTCAACGTCAACGCCAGCACCAACTTCGGCGAGAACATTGTCGTATTCGGCAGCGCCGTCACGATCGGTAACGGCAGCGACATCAAGGGTGCTGCACCATTGAACGCCAACAACTACCCGATCTGGAGCGCCACTGTTGACCTCCCTGTCAACACTCGTGTCTCTTACCAGTTCGTGCGCACTCAGACTGATGGCTCGTACGTGTACGAGACTGGCTCCAACCGCACCATCACAACCGGGGGATGCAACAGCACCGTCCAGTCAACCAACGACATCATcacgacttcttcgccatcaaCGGCGTCCAAGGTCCGCCGCTTCACAGAGTTCTCCCACAACGACCACAGCTTGCTGCACCACGCACGCCAGACTGCAGGCAACAAAATCGGTCTCCCTGGCCGCGACCTGATCGATCCGGGCTACAAGATCGACAATGACGCTGGCAGCCTCTCCAACAAGACTGCGGACACCGATATCGTGCAATACGGCGGCTACGTCCAATACGACACCCACAACGTCTACGGTTCGCAGATGTCTGTCGCTTCTCGCAAAGCCCTGCTCGAGCGTCGCCCTGCCCGTCGCCCCATGATCATCACCCGCTCCACCTTTGCCGGCTCCGGCGCCAGCGTTGGAAAATGGCTCGGCGACAACTACTCCTCCTGGGCCGCCTATCTCGAGTCCATCGTCGGCATCCTGAACTTCGGCACGTTGTACCAATCCCCCATGGTCGGCGCCGACGTGTGCGGCTTCGGCGGCGACACCACCGAGAACCTCTGCGCGCGCTGGGCAAGCTTGGGTGCCTTCTCCCCCTTCTACCGCAATCACGCGCAGAACGACGCTCGGTACCAGGAATTCTACCTCTGGGAGTCCGTTGCTGAGTCCGCCCGTAACGCCATCGAGATCCGGTACAAGCTTCTCGACTACATCTACACGGCGATGTACTTCCAGTCCGAGAAGGGCACCCCGCTCATCCAGCCCATGTTCTTCCACTACCCTCTCGACTCGGCGACGTTTGCTCTCGATAAGCAATACTTCTGGGGACCTGGTCTGCTCGTGGCTCCGGTCACCGTGGAGAACGCTACGTCCGCTACGTTCTACCTGCCCGACGACCTCTTCTACGACTACTACACCCACGAGGCTGTCAAGGGTACCGGCGCCGACATCACTCTCCCTGATGTGCCGTTCACCAGTATCCCGTTGTACTACAAGTCGGGCGTCATTTTCCCGCAACGTGTCAACTCCGCCAATACCACTACCGAACTCCGCGAGCAAGACTTCGAGTTGGTGATTGCGCTTTCGGAGGCCGGCACTGCTGAGGGCGATCTCTACCTCGACGATGGCGACTCGCTTGTGCAGGCTAGCACTTCTCTCATCCATTTCGAGTATGCGGATGGCAAGCTTGAGATTACTGGTACTTTTGAGTATGACATTCAGTGCGCTATCACGAAGATCACGGTGTTGGGTGCTGCTGGGGGCGATGGCACGACTAGCAGGATTGTGCAGCCGGATGTCAATATTGCGTTGACGGGGAGCTACAGTGGGAGTGTGGAGAAGAGGGATGAATGTGAATAA